The proteins below come from a single Mus musculus strain C57BL/6J chromosome 5, GRCm38.p6 C57BL/6J genomic window:
- the Bud23 gene encoding probable 18S rRNA (guanine-N(7))-methyltransferase isoform X2, with protein MIDIQTKMTERALELLCLPEGQPSYLLDIGCGSGLSGDYISEEGHYWVGIDISPAMLDAALDRDTEGDLLLGDMGQGVPFRPGSFDGCISISAVQWLCNANKKSDVPARRLYCFFSSLYSALVRGARAVLQLYPENSEQLELITTQATRAGFTGGVVVDFPNSAKAKKFYLCLFSGPSTSLPKGLTESQDADQASESMFTSERAPHKKARRDLVKKSREWVLEKKERRRRQGKEVRPDTQYTGRKRKPRF; from the exons ATGATTGACATCCAGACCAAGATGACTGAGCGAGCGCTGGAGCTCCTCTGTTTACCAGAGGGTCAGCCTTCTTACCTGTTAGACATTGG CTGCGGTTCTGGGCTGAGTGGAGATTATATCTCAGAAGAGGGACACTACTGGGTGGGCATTGACATCAGCCCTGCCATGTTGG ATGCCGCCTTGGACCGAGATACAGAGGGGGACCTGCTGCTAGGGGACATGGGCCAGGGCGTCCCTTTCAGACCGGGCTCTTTTGATGGCTGCATCAG CATCTCTGCTGTGCAGTGGCTCTGCAACGCCAACAAGAAGTCGGACGTCCCTGCCAGGCGCCTGTactgcttcttttcttccttgtacTCTGCCCTT GTCCGTGGGGCCCGAGCTGTCCTGCAGCTGTACCCTGAGAACTCGGAGCAG CTGGAGCTGATCACAACCCAGGCCACGAGGGCAGGCTTCACTGGCGGCGTGGTGGTAGACTTCCCCAACAGTGCCAAAGCAAAGAA GTTCTACCTCTGTCTGTTTTCTGGGCCTTCCACCTCCCTGCCAAAG GGGCTGACTGAAAGTCAGGATGCAGACCAGGCCTCCGAGTCCATGTTCACCAGTGAGCG GGCCCCACACAAGAAGGCACGGAGGGACCTGGTGAAGAAGAGCCGGGAATGGGTCctagagaagaaggagaggcGCAGGCGCCAGGGCAA ggAGGTCAGACCTGACACCCAGTACACCGGCCGAAAGCGCAAGCCCCGCTTCTGA
- the Bud23 gene encoding probable 18S rRNA (guanine-N(7))-methyltransferase isoform X1 produces MTSKRRASARRSQRCHTIEMASRSRRPEHSGPPELFYDQNEARKYVRNSRMIDIQTKMTERALELLCLPEGQPSYLLDIGCGSGLSGDYISEEGHYWVGIDISPAMLDAALDRDTEGDLLLGDMGQGVPFRPGSFDGCISISAVQWLCNANKKSDVPARRLYCFFSSLYSALVRGARAVLQLYPENSEQLELITTQATRAGFTGGVVVDFPNSAKAKKFYLCLFSGPSTSLPKGLTESQDADQASESMFTSERAPHKKARRDLVKKSREWVLEKKERRRRQGKEVRPDTQYTGRKRKPRF; encoded by the exons ATGACGTCAAAGCGTCGCGCTAGTGCTCGCCGGTCCCAGCGTTGCCATACCATCGAGATGGCATCTCGTAGCCGGAGACCCGAACACAGCGGACCGCCGGAGCTG TTTTATGACCAGAATGAAGCCCGGAAATACGTTCGCAA CTCACGGATGATTGACATCCAGACCAAGATGACTGAGCGAGCGCTGGAGCTCCTCTGTTTACCAGAGGGTCAGCCTTCTTACCTGTTAGACATTGG CTGCGGTTCTGGGCTGAGTGGAGATTATATCTCAGAAGAGGGACACTACTGGGTGGGCATTGACATCAGCCCTGCCATGTTGG ATGCCGCCTTGGACCGAGATACAGAGGGGGACCTGCTGCTAGGGGACATGGGCCAGGGCGTCCCTTTCAGACCGGGCTCTTTTGATGGCTGCATCAG CATCTCTGCTGTGCAGTGGCTCTGCAACGCCAACAAGAAGTCGGACGTCCCTGCCAGGCGCCTGTactgcttcttttcttccttgtacTCTGCCCTT GTCCGTGGGGCCCGAGCTGTCCTGCAGCTGTACCCTGAGAACTCGGAGCAG CTGGAGCTGATCACAACCCAGGCCACGAGGGCAGGCTTCACTGGCGGCGTGGTGGTAGACTTCCCCAACAGTGCCAAAGCAAAGAA GTTCTACCTCTGTCTGTTTTCTGGGCCTTCCACCTCCCTGCCAAAG GGGCTGACTGAAAGTCAGGATGCAGACCAGGCCTCCGAGTCCATGTTCACCAGTGAGCG GGCCCCACACAAGAAGGCACGGAGGGACCTGGTGAAGAAGAGCCGGGAATGGGTCctagagaagaaggagaggcGCAGGCGCCAGGGCAA ggAGGTCAGACCTGACACCCAGTACACCGGCCGAAAGCGCAAGCCCCGCTTCTGA
- the Bud23 gene encoding probable 18S rRNA (guanine-N(7))-methyltransferase isoform 3 (isoform 3 is encoded by transcript variant 3): protein MVLPKTSSRMIDIQTKMTERALELLCLPEGQPSYLLDIGCGSGLSGDYISEEGHYWVGIDISPAMLDAALDRDTEGDLLLGDMGQGVPFRPGSFDGCISISAVQWLCNANKKSDVPARRLYCFFSSLYSALVRGARAVLQLYPENSEQLELITTQATRAGFTGGVVVDFPNSAKAKKFYLCLFSGPSTSLPKGLTESQDADQASESMFTSERAPHKKARRDLVKKSREWVLEKKERRRRQGKEVRPDTQYTGRKRKPRF, encoded by the exons ATGGTGCTGCCCAAGACCAG CTCACGGATGATTGACATCCAGACCAAGATGACTGAGCGAGCGCTGGAGCTCCTCTGTTTACCAGAGGGTCAGCCTTCTTACCTGTTAGACATTGG CTGCGGTTCTGGGCTGAGTGGAGATTATATCTCAGAAGAGGGACACTACTGGGTGGGCATTGACATCAGCCCTGCCATGTTGG ATGCCGCCTTGGACCGAGATACAGAGGGGGACCTGCTGCTAGGGGACATGGGCCAGGGCGTCCCTTTCAGACCGGGCTCTTTTGATGGCTGCATCAG CATCTCTGCTGTGCAGTGGCTCTGCAACGCCAACAAGAAGTCGGACGTCCCTGCCAGGCGCCTGTactgcttcttttcttccttgtacTCTGCCCTT GTCCGTGGGGCCCGAGCTGTCCTGCAGCTGTACCCTGAGAACTCGGAGCAG CTGGAGCTGATCACAACCCAGGCCACGAGGGCAGGCTTCACTGGCGGCGTGGTGGTAGACTTCCCCAACAGTGCCAAAGCAAAGAA GTTCTACCTCTGTCTGTTTTCTGGGCCTTCCACCTCCCTGCCAAAG GGGCTGACTGAAAGTCAGGATGCAGACCAGGCCTCCGAGTCCATGTTCACCAGTGAGCG GGCCCCACACAAGAAGGCACGGAGGGACCTGGTGAAGAAGAGCCGGGAATGGGTCctagagaagaaggagaggcGCAGGCGCCAGGGCAA ggAGGTCAGACCTGACACCCAGTACACCGGCCGAAAGCGCAAGCCCCGCTTCTGA
- the Bud23 gene encoding probable 18S rRNA (guanine-N(7))-methyltransferase isoform 5 (isoform 5 is encoded by transcript variant 5) has protein sequence MGQGVPFRPGSFDGCISISAVQWLCNANKKSDVPARRLYCFFSSLYSALVRGARAVLQLYPENSEQLELITTQATRAGFTGGVVVDFPNSAKAKKFYLCLFSGPSTSLPKGLTESQDADQASESMFTSERAPHKKARRDLVKKSREWVLEKKERRRRQGKEVRPDTQYTGRKRKPRF, from the exons ATGGGCCAGGGCGTCCCTTTCAGACCGGGCTCTTTTGATGGCTGCATCAG CATCTCTGCTGTGCAGTGGCTCTGCAACGCCAACAAGAAGTCGGACGTCCCTGCCAGGCGCCTGTactgcttcttttcttccttgtacTCTGCCCTT GTCCGTGGGGCCCGAGCTGTCCTGCAGCTGTACCCTGAGAACTCGGAGCAG CTGGAGCTGATCACAACCCAGGCCACGAGGGCAGGCTTCACTGGCGGCGTGGTGGTAGACTTCCCCAACAGTGCCAAAGCAAAGAA GTTCTACCTCTGTCTGTTTTCTGGGCCTTCCACCTCCCTGCCAAAG GGGCTGACTGAAAGTCAGGATGCAGACCAGGCCTCCGAGTCCATGTTCACCAGTGAGCG GGCCCCACACAAGAAGGCACGGAGGGACCTGGTGAAGAAGAGCCGGGAATGGGTCctagagaagaaggagaggcGCAGGCGCCAGGGCAA ggAGGTCAGACCTGACACCCAGTACACCGGCCGAAAGCGCAAGCCCCGCTTCTGA
- the Dnajc30 gene encoding dnaJ homolog subfamily C member 30, mitochondrial precursor, translating into MAAARCLGWTLSPLWRWWQVRGLPPSSATGLCSRGRTYSRTALYELLGVPSTATQAQIKAAYYRQSFLYHPDRNPGSAEAAERFTRVSEAYLVLGSTILRRKYDRGLLSDQDLRGPGVKPSKTPVADPAPPRPPPYTPRAPGGSRASPGDGRTMFDFDAFYQAHYGEQLERERRLRARREALRKKQENQANKGTSWDDTRDATFFVVLFLIFVFVGFRI; encoded by the coding sequence ATGGCGGCCGCGCGCTGCCTGGGGTGGACCCTGTCACCGCTATGGAGATGGTGGCAGGTCCGGGGGTTGCCTCCGAGTTCCGCCACGGGTTTGTGCTCGCGAGGGAGGACTTACTCCCGCACCGCCCTCTATGAGCTGCTGGGCGTCCCCTCCACGGCCACGCAAGCACAGATCAAAGCGGCGTACTACCGGCAGAGCTTCCTCTACCATCCGGATCGCAACCCCGGGAGCGCCGAGGCCGCCGAGCGCTTCACGCGCGTCTCCGAAGCTTACCTGGTCTTGGGCAGCACCATCCTCCGGCGCAAGTATGACCGAGGTTTGCTCAGCGACCAGGACCTGCGCGGACCTGGCGTCAAGCCCTCTAAGACGCCCGTGGCCGATCCCGCTCCTCCTCGCCCTCCTCCCTACACCCCTCGGGCTCCCGGTGGCTCTAGGGCTTCTCCCGGCGACGGTCGCACCATGTTCGACTTTGACGCCTTCTACCAGGCGCACTACGGAGAGCAGCTAGAGAGAGAACGGCGTTTGCGCGCCCGGAGGGAAGCCCTTCGCAAAAAGCAGGAGAACCAGGCCAACAAGGGGACCAGCTGGGACGATACACGAGACGCCACTTTCTTTGTCGTCCTTTTCCTTATCTTCGTCTTTGTTGGCTTTCGTATTTAA
- the Bud23 gene encoding probable 18S rRNA (guanine-N(7))-methyltransferase isoform 4 (isoform 4 is encoded by transcript variant 4) produces the protein MASRSRRPEHSGPPELFYDQNEARKYVRNSRMIDIQTKMTERALELLCLPEGQPSYLLDIGCGSGLSGDYISEEGHYWVGIDISPAMLDAALDRDTEGDLLLGDMGQGVPFRPGSFDGCISISAVQWLCNANKKSDVPARRLYCFFSSLYSALVRGARAVLQLYPENSEQLELITTQATRAGFTGGVVVDFPNSAKAKKAPHKKARRDLVKKSREWVLEKKERRRRQGKEVRPDTQYTGRKRKPRF, from the exons ATGGCATCTCGTAGCCGGAGACCCGAACACAGCGGACCGCCGGAGCTG TTTTATGACCAGAATGAAGCCCGGAAATACGTTCGCAA CTCACGGATGATTGACATCCAGACCAAGATGACTGAGCGAGCGCTGGAGCTCCTCTGTTTACCAGAGGGTCAGCCTTCTTACCTGTTAGACATTGG CTGCGGTTCTGGGCTGAGTGGAGATTATATCTCAGAAGAGGGACACTACTGGGTGGGCATTGACATCAGCCCTGCCATGTTGG ATGCCGCCTTGGACCGAGATACAGAGGGGGACCTGCTGCTAGGGGACATGGGCCAGGGCGTCCCTTTCAGACCGGGCTCTTTTGATGGCTGCATCAG CATCTCTGCTGTGCAGTGGCTCTGCAACGCCAACAAGAAGTCGGACGTCCCTGCCAGGCGCCTGTactgcttcttttcttccttgtacTCTGCCCTT GTCCGTGGGGCCCGAGCTGTCCTGCAGCTGTACCCTGAGAACTCGGAGCAG CTGGAGCTGATCACAACCCAGGCCACGAGGGCAGGCTTCACTGGCGGCGTGGTGGTAGACTTCCCCAACAGTGCCAAAGCAAAGAA GGCCCCACACAAGAAGGCACGGAGGGACCTGGTGAAGAAGAGCCGGGAATGGGTCctagagaagaaggagaggcGCAGGCGCCAGGGCAA ggAGGTCAGACCTGACACCCAGTACACCGGCCGAAAGCGCAAGCCCCGCTTCTGA
- the Bud23 gene encoding probable 18S rRNA (guanine-N(7))-methyltransferase isoform 1 (isoform 1 is encoded by transcript variant 1), translating to MASRSRRPEHSGPPELFYDQNEARKYVRNSRMIDIQTKMTERALELLCLPEGQPSYLLDIGCGSGLSGDYISEEGHYWVGIDISPAMLDAALDRDTEGDLLLGDMGQGVPFRPGSFDGCISISAVQWLCNANKKSDVPARRLYCFFSSLYSALVRGARAVLQLYPENSEQLELITTQATRAGFTGGVVVDFPNSAKAKKFYLCLFSGPSTSLPKGLTESQDADQASESMFTSERAPHKKARRDLVKKSREWVLEKKERRRRQGKEVRPDTQYTGRKRKPRF from the exons ATGGCATCTCGTAGCCGGAGACCCGAACACAGCGGACCGCCGGAGCTG TTTTATGACCAGAATGAAGCCCGGAAATACGTTCGCAA CTCACGGATGATTGACATCCAGACCAAGATGACTGAGCGAGCGCTGGAGCTCCTCTGTTTACCAGAGGGTCAGCCTTCTTACCTGTTAGACATTGG CTGCGGTTCTGGGCTGAGTGGAGATTATATCTCAGAAGAGGGACACTACTGGGTGGGCATTGACATCAGCCCTGCCATGTTGG ATGCCGCCTTGGACCGAGATACAGAGGGGGACCTGCTGCTAGGGGACATGGGCCAGGGCGTCCCTTTCAGACCGGGCTCTTTTGATGGCTGCATCAG CATCTCTGCTGTGCAGTGGCTCTGCAACGCCAACAAGAAGTCGGACGTCCCTGCCAGGCGCCTGTactgcttcttttcttccttgtacTCTGCCCTT GTCCGTGGGGCCCGAGCTGTCCTGCAGCTGTACCCTGAGAACTCGGAGCAG CTGGAGCTGATCACAACCCAGGCCACGAGGGCAGGCTTCACTGGCGGCGTGGTGGTAGACTTCCCCAACAGTGCCAAAGCAAAGAA GTTCTACCTCTGTCTGTTTTCTGGGCCTTCCACCTCCCTGCCAAAG GGGCTGACTGAAAGTCAGGATGCAGACCAGGCCTCCGAGTCCATGTTCACCAGTGAGCG GGCCCCACACAAGAAGGCACGGAGGGACCTGGTGAAGAAGAGCCGGGAATGGGTCctagagaagaaggagaggcGCAGGCGCCAGGGCAA ggAGGTCAGACCTGACACCCAGTACACCGGCCGAAAGCGCAAGCCCCGCTTCTGA
- the Bud23 gene encoding probable 18S rRNA (guanine-N(7))-methyltransferase isoform 2 (isoform 2 is encoded by transcript variant 2), with the protein MASRSRRPEHSGPPELFYDQNEARKYVRNSRMIDIQTKMTERALELLCLPEGQPSYLLDIGCGSGLSGDYISEEGHYWVGIDISPAMLDAALDRDTEGDLLLGDMGQGVPFRPGSFDGCISISAVQWLCNANKKSDVPARRLYCFFSSLYSALVRGARAVLQLYPENSEQLELITTQATRAGFTGGVVVDFPNSAKAKKFYLCLFSGPSTSLPKGLTESQDADQASESMFTSERAPHKKARRDLVKKSREWVLEKKERRRRQGK; encoded by the exons ATGGCATCTCGTAGCCGGAGACCCGAACACAGCGGACCGCCGGAGCTG TTTTATGACCAGAATGAAGCCCGGAAATACGTTCGCAA CTCACGGATGATTGACATCCAGACCAAGATGACTGAGCGAGCGCTGGAGCTCCTCTGTTTACCAGAGGGTCAGCCTTCTTACCTGTTAGACATTGG CTGCGGTTCTGGGCTGAGTGGAGATTATATCTCAGAAGAGGGACACTACTGGGTGGGCATTGACATCAGCCCTGCCATGTTGG ATGCCGCCTTGGACCGAGATACAGAGGGGGACCTGCTGCTAGGGGACATGGGCCAGGGCGTCCCTTTCAGACCGGGCTCTTTTGATGGCTGCATCAG CATCTCTGCTGTGCAGTGGCTCTGCAACGCCAACAAGAAGTCGGACGTCCCTGCCAGGCGCCTGTactgcttcttttcttccttgtacTCTGCCCTT GTCCGTGGGGCCCGAGCTGTCCTGCAGCTGTACCCTGAGAACTCGGAGCAG CTGGAGCTGATCACAACCCAGGCCACGAGGGCAGGCTTCACTGGCGGCGTGGTGGTAGACTTCCCCAACAGTGCCAAAGCAAAGAA GTTCTACCTCTGTCTGTTTTCTGGGCCTTCCACCTCCCTGCCAAAG GGGCTGACTGAAAGTCAGGATGCAGACCAGGCCTCCGAGTCCATGTTCACCAGTGAGCG GGCCCCACACAAGAAGGCACGGAGGGACCTGGTGAAGAAGAGCCGGGAATGGGTCctagagaagaaggagaggcGCAGGCGCCAGGGCAAGTGA